From the Synechococcus sp. HK01-R genome, one window contains:
- the ftsH gene encoding ATP-dependent zinc metalloprotease FtsH — MPIREDDNRPNRRFGIINLVLIGFGVLLLFSSFIPNPGMQVPRVPYSLFIDQVNDGAVKRAFITQDQIRYELANPEEGAPAVLATTPIFDMDLPQRLESNGVEFAAAPPKKPNIFTTILSWVVPPLIFILVLQFFARRSMGGGGAQGALNFTKSKAKVYVPDEQSRVTFNDVAGVDEAKDELTEIVDFLKTPERYAEIGARIPKGVLLVGPPGTGKTLLSKAVAGEAGVPFFIISGSEFVELFVGAGAARVRDLFEQAKKNAPCIIFIDELDAIGKSRSGSMGVVGGNDEREQTLNQLLTEMDGFASKDKPVIVLAATNQPEVLDAALLRPGRFDRQVLVDRPDLSGRKTILEIYAKKVKLADGVDLDGIAQATSGFAGADLANLVNEAALLAARAKRTKVEQEDLGEAIERVVAGLEKKSRVLQADEKKVVAYHEVGHAIVGHLMPGGSKVAKISIVPRGMSALGYTLQLPTEERFLNSREDLEGQIATLLGGRSAEEIVFGKITTGAANDLQRATDIAEQMVGTYGMSDTLGPLAYDKQGGGRFLGGGNNPRRTVSDATAQAIDKEVRALVDNAHDTALAILRQNMALLETIAQKILEKEVIEGDELKEMLAASVLPESAAASA, encoded by the coding sequence ATGCCGATCCGCGAGGACGACAACCGACCCAACCGGCGCTTCGGGATCATCAACCTTGTGTTGATCGGTTTTGGGGTGCTGTTGCTGTTCAGCAGCTTCATTCCTAATCCCGGTATGCAGGTGCCCCGCGTGCCGTACTCCCTGTTCATTGATCAGGTGAATGACGGTGCCGTGAAACGCGCGTTCATCACCCAGGATCAGATTCGCTACGAGTTGGCCAACCCCGAGGAGGGTGCTCCGGCAGTGCTGGCCACCACGCCGATCTTCGACATGGATCTGCCCCAGCGCCTGGAGAGCAACGGGGTCGAGTTCGCAGCCGCTCCACCCAAGAAGCCCAATATCTTCACCACGATCCTCAGCTGGGTGGTCCCACCGCTGATCTTCATCCTGGTGCTTCAGTTCTTCGCCCGCCGTTCCATGGGTGGCGGTGGTGCCCAAGGTGCCCTGAACTTCACCAAGAGCAAGGCCAAGGTGTATGTGCCCGATGAGCAATCCCGGGTGACCTTCAACGATGTGGCTGGTGTTGATGAGGCCAAGGACGAACTGACCGAGATCGTTGATTTCCTCAAGACTCCAGAGCGTTACGCCGAGATCGGCGCTCGCATTCCCAAGGGTGTGCTGTTGGTGGGTCCTCCGGGTACAGGCAAGACCCTTCTATCCAAGGCTGTCGCCGGTGAAGCAGGTGTTCCCTTCTTCATCATCAGTGGCTCGGAATTCGTCGAGCTGTTCGTGGGTGCCGGTGCCGCCCGGGTCCGCGATCTGTTCGAGCAGGCCAAGAAAAACGCGCCCTGCATCATCTTCATCGACGAGCTCGATGCCATCGGTAAGAGCCGTTCCGGTTCGATGGGTGTGGTCGGCGGTAATGACGAACGCGAGCAGACCCTCAACCAGCTGCTCACTGAAATGGACGGCTTTGCCTCCAAGGACAAGCCCGTGATCGTGCTGGCGGCCACGAACCAGCCCGAAGTGCTCGATGCCGCTCTGCTGCGTCCTGGCCGCTTCGATCGGCAGGTCTTGGTGGATCGTCCGGATCTGTCTGGACGCAAGACGATTCTTGAGATTTACGCCAAAAAAGTGAAGCTCGCTGATGGGGTGGATCTCGATGGCATTGCCCAGGCCACCAGTGGTTTTGCCGGCGCCGACCTTGCCAACCTGGTGAATGAGGCGGCACTGCTGGCGGCCCGTGCCAAGCGCACCAAGGTGGAGCAGGAGGATCTCGGCGAGGCGATCGAGCGCGTGGTGGCCGGCCTTGAGAAGAAGAGCCGTGTGCTTCAGGCCGATGAGAAGAAGGTGGTGGCGTATCACGAAGTGGGTCACGCGATCGTCGGTCACCTGATGCCTGGAGGCAGCAAGGTGGCCAAGATCTCGATCGTGCCCCGCGGGATGAGCGCCCTGGGCTACACCCTGCAGCTCCCGACCGAAGAGCGCTTCCTCAATTCCCGCGAAGATCTCGAGGGCCAGATCGCCACTCTGCTGGGAGGGCGTTCAGCAGAGGAAATTGTCTTTGGCAAGATCACCACGGGTGCAGCCAACGATCTGCAGCGCGCCACTGACATTGCCGAACAAATGGTCGGCACCTATGGCATGAGTGACACCCTCGGCCCTCTGGCCTACGACAAGCAGGGTGGTGGTCGCTTCCTCGGCGGCGGCAACAATCCACGCCGCACGGTGAGTGATGCCACCGCCCAGGCCATCGATAAGGAAGTGCGGGCCCTCGTGGACAACGCCCACGACACCGCCCTGGCGATCCTGCGCCAGAACATGGCCCTGCTCGAGACCATTGCCCAGAAGATCCTCGAAAAAGAGGTGATCGAGGGCGACGAGCTCAAGGAGATGCTGGCCGCCAGCGTGTTGCCTGAATCCGCTGCGGCTAGCGCCTGA
- a CDS encoding AAA family ATPase translates to MSSELTYNELVRATLDAITSGDEDAEMEHRSELKTCFRLTDEQINGRLFRLLSQGTLVKSNAQHDSVDLAHVEQLTYLLDGWIPRGDVSLFYGAAGTGKTSLLAAIAYALANGRNLLDRESPPERPGRALFIATDGGNATFKKALEDLAIDPLDPVFKPGHPDQRIWVWGHEPGQGHQAWDASINGVIRLQQFIQAKLIDFVVIDSAKSVSSRAGWSYASNESVKAMLSYLREIVCQPTGCNITFLSHDGFVKGSASGAKAWQEEPSMVVHLMPATDPDGRFTGVTAEFKKDRAAVVDPRRKLTFSLNREDGGYDLAYGTAKVGTCEDAIIQILWDAHQRGVRHLSRKGLADEVFAAHGKTAKTVDNTLGKMTPRRVVKPKPGCYALAPGELQRLSPNKALEEEGRNLRKSTAAQGEWRLPGQFPGPAGGNPEISTGIRSGTNQTPLLDWDVSNSLPIQERLPYEMEDGDEW, encoded by the coding sequence ATGTCTTCTGAACTTACCTACAACGAGCTTGTCAGGGCCACGCTTGATGCAATCACATCCGGCGACGAAGATGCGGAGATGGAGCATCGATCAGAATTGAAAACTTGCTTCCGCCTTACCGATGAACAAATCAACGGCAGGTTGTTTCGACTCTTAAGCCAAGGGACATTGGTCAAGTCAAATGCACAACATGATTCCGTTGATCTGGCGCACGTGGAGCAACTCACTTACCTGCTGGATGGCTGGATCCCAAGGGGTGATGTAAGCCTGTTCTATGGGGCAGCAGGAACCGGCAAAACATCCCTGCTCGCGGCCATTGCATACGCTCTTGCAAATGGCAGGAATCTGCTGGATCGTGAAAGTCCACCAGAACGACCTGGCCGAGCGCTGTTCATTGCAACCGATGGAGGTAATGCCACCTTCAAGAAAGCATTGGAGGATCTGGCAATTGACCCTCTTGACCCTGTTTTCAAGCCTGGGCACCCTGATCAACGAATCTGGGTGTGGGGCCACGAGCCTGGTCAAGGTCATCAGGCATGGGATGCCAGCATCAATGGCGTGATCAGGCTGCAGCAGTTCATCCAAGCCAAGCTGATTGATTTTGTCGTTATTGACAGCGCCAAATCGGTTAGCTCTCGTGCAGGCTGGAGCTACGCCAGTAACGAAAGTGTTAAAGCGATGCTTTCCTATCTGCGGGAGATCGTTTGCCAGCCAACCGGTTGCAATATCACCTTTCTAAGTCATGACGGCTTTGTAAAGGGTTCTGCGAGCGGTGCGAAAGCTTGGCAGGAAGAGCCATCCATGGTTGTTCACCTGATGCCAGCGACGGATCCCGATGGGCGGTTTACAGGCGTTACTGCGGAATTCAAAAAGGACCGCGCTGCCGTAGTGGATCCGCGAAGGAAGCTGACCTTCAGCCTGAACCGAGAGGATGGGGGTTACGACCTGGCATATGGGACCGCGAAGGTGGGCACCTGCGAGGACGCGATTATTCAGATCCTCTGGGATGCACATCAGCGAGGTGTGCGACACCTCAGCCGCAAAGGGTTAGCTGATGAGGTGTTTGCAGCGCATGGCAAAACTGCTAAGACCGTAGACAACACACTCGGGAAGATGACGCCAAGGCGGGTTGTCAAGCCCAAGCCGGGTTGTTACGCGCTTGCTCCAGGTGAGCTTCAGAGGCTTTCTCCTAATAAAGCTCTTGAAGAAGAAGGAAGGAATTTACGTAAAAGCACTGCAGCGCAAGGGGAGTGGCGACTTCCCGGCCAGTTCCCAGGCCCTGCAGGTGGGAATCCCGAGATCTCCACGGGAATACGATCGGGAACGAACCAAACCCCTTTGCTGGACTGGGATGTCAGCAATTCCCTTCCCATCCAAGAGAGACTCCCCTACGAGATGGAGGACGGCGACGAATGGTGA
- a CDS encoding potassium channel family protein, translating into MPSARALRRRELIYELLLSLCLLVLVSFAFPQLSWLGTIGYSLIALLLTQLVMIRKPRLSRWDRLYRLLGVIALAAQWIWVITPLRMVNTGVPLVLSWSLLVGWSVVRLVDRLSQEKRVTVGMLMGAAAGYLLLGLTSGLVMSAVETIQPGSFEPLDLPTDSSLGGDLSVLMTPGIFAKINYFAFVCLTTVGFGDINPMLPLSRMLSVTTSIAGPLYLAVVMGVLISRYTGDVEERDESSENDLSDL; encoded by the coding sequence ATGCCTTCAGCTCGAGCCCTGAGACGTCGGGAACTGATCTATGAGCTGCTGCTCAGCCTCTGTTTACTCGTGCTGGTGAGCTTCGCCTTTCCGCAGCTGTCATGGCTGGGCACGATCGGCTATTCGCTGATCGCCTTGCTGCTCACCCAGCTGGTGATGATTCGCAAGCCGCGTCTGAGCCGTTGGGATCGGCTTTACCGCCTGCTCGGGGTGATTGCCCTTGCCGCCCAGTGGATCTGGGTGATCACCCCTTTGCGGATGGTGAACACAGGCGTACCGCTGGTGCTCAGCTGGAGCTTGCTGGTGGGCTGGAGCGTGGTGCGCCTCGTCGACCGCCTCTCCCAGGAGAAGCGCGTCACCGTCGGGATGTTGATGGGTGCCGCTGCTGGCTATCTGCTGCTGGGGCTGACCTCAGGCCTGGTGATGAGTGCGGTCGAAACGATCCAGCCAGGCAGCTTCGAGCCCCTGGATCTACCGACTGACTCGTCCCTTGGTGGTGATCTGAGCGTGCTGATGACACCCGGCATCTTCGCCAAGATCAATTACTTCGCCTTCGTGTGCCTCACGACCGTGGGCTTCGGTGATATCAACCCGATGCTGCCCCTGTCGCGAATGCTTTCGGTCACCACCAGCATCGCGGGCCCCCTCTATCTCGCGGTGGTGATGGGGGTGCTGATCAGTCGCTACACCGGCGATGTGGAGGAACGGGACGAGAGCTCGGAGAACGACCTCAGCGATCTGTAG
- a CDS encoding site-specific integrase produces the protein MAPRQQWFDLLRLQLRQQHGKGWSVREIGASSRNPIGRCQLTRIWEDRTRSSVVMPLEWKATNATAILATVGQLRSLMEDRNLSLQDAHKLNTELLSGPVATQEGFAGWPEVAARFLKSQNGRRSSTLRDLTARVERTLQALQSKPAPRDGASLMRTYANKFFESCPAGGVGRKRNLLDVARFLTYAVDECGAPTRFYPPSKAKINELIGSAETSAADHLTPPVMPEDLAALLDQLEADGEHELRLAVGLVGLFGLRPAELAVLQVRDGKAYVGNVKRNSSNLGSKAKPARLVKPIDIAGREGEGERLLQLYASGLVKLPKSIRTQIALVEKKGKFQDVGADFRQKLERYKPWQALVARCAGITPYSLRHGYAWRAHCCSANPMHPRIAAALMGHNVATHLKHYGQWTDEASLEAAVDRYNQGVHSVAA, from the coding sequence ATGGCACCCCGTCAGCAATGGTTCGACCTCCTGCGGCTGCAGCTTCGCCAGCAGCACGGCAAGGGTTGGAGCGTGCGGGAGATTGGGGCCAGCAGCCGTAACCCGATCGGACGGTGCCAGCTCACAAGGATTTGGGAGGATCGCACTCGCTCCAGCGTGGTGATGCCTCTGGAGTGGAAGGCCACCAACGCCACCGCGATCCTCGCCACCGTTGGCCAACTGCGCAGCCTGATGGAGGATCGCAACCTCAGCCTGCAGGATGCGCACAAGCTCAACACTGAGTTGCTGTCAGGCCCTGTTGCAACGCAGGAAGGCTTTGCGGGTTGGCCGGAGGTTGCCGCTCGATTCCTGAAGTCTCAAAACGGCAGACGCAGCTCGACACTCCGAGATCTAACCGCAAGGGTGGAGCGAACGCTGCAGGCTTTGCAGAGCAAACCGGCGCCTCGGGATGGTGCTTCCTTGATGCGTACCTATGCCAACAAGTTCTTTGAGAGCTGCCCTGCTGGTGGCGTAGGCCGGAAGCGCAACCTGCTCGACGTGGCTCGCTTTCTCACCTATGCGGTCGATGAGTGCGGAGCGCCGACAAGGTTTTACCCACCGAGCAAAGCGAAGATCAATGAGTTGATTGGTTCAGCCGAGACTTCAGCCGCCGATCACCTGACGCCGCCGGTCATGCCAGAGGATCTTGCAGCCCTGCTGGATCAGTTGGAGGCCGATGGCGAGCATGAGCTGCGGCTGGCGGTTGGGCTGGTGGGTCTGTTCGGTCTAAGACCTGCTGAGCTGGCTGTGCTCCAAGTGCGTGATGGCAAGGCTTATGTGGGCAACGTGAAGCGCAACAGCAGCAATTTGGGCAGCAAAGCCAAACCAGCCCGGCTGGTGAAGCCCATTGATATTGCAGGTCGTGAGGGTGAGGGTGAGCGCCTGCTGCAGCTCTATGCCAGTGGGCTAGTGAAGCTGCCTAAGTCGATCCGCACTCAGATCGCCCTGGTGGAGAAGAAGGGCAAGTTCCAGGACGTTGGAGCTGACTTCCGCCAGAAACTGGAGCGCTACAAGCCATGGCAGGCATTGGTGGCGCGATGCGCAGGGATCACCCCTTATTCACTGCGGCATGGGTATGCGTGGAGGGCACACTGCTGCAGCGCTAACCCCATGCACCCAAGGATCGCTGCAGCCCTGATGGGGCACAACGTTGCCACCCATCTGAAGCACTACGGGCAATGGACTGATGAGGCCAGCCTTGAGGCTGCGGTCGATCGATACAACCAAGGGGTTCACTCTGTGGCTGCCTAG
- the argF gene encoding ornithine carbamoyltransferase, with the protein MVASAQGVASVLSPLSGRDFLSSADATAEQTAALLQLALQLKTGDRRIDLGNRVLGLIFTKASTRTRVSFQVAMARLGGQTVDLNPQVTQLGRGEPLEDTARVLSRFCDVLAIRTFAQQELVDYAYWASIPVINALTDLEHPCQALADFLTMQEAFGDLKGQTLAYVGDGNNVAHSLMLCGALLGVNVRIGCPEGFEPLPGVLDQARALAVDGAEISVTSDPVAAVRGAQALYTDVWASMGQEQEQAERERAFQGFCLNEDLLAEADARAIVLHCLPAHRGEEISAGVMEGEASRIFDQAENRLHAQQALLVALMGGL; encoded by the coding sequence ATGGTTGCCTCCGCTCAGGGTGTCGCCTCTGTTCTCTCGCCCCTGAGCGGCCGTGACTTCCTCTCGTCGGCCGATGCGACGGCCGAGCAGACCGCAGCCCTTCTTCAGCTGGCTCTTCAGCTCAAGACTGGTGACCGTCGTATTGACCTAGGCAACCGGGTGCTGGGGCTGATCTTCACCAAGGCCTCCACCCGCACGCGGGTGAGTTTTCAAGTGGCGATGGCCCGCCTTGGCGGCCAGACAGTGGATCTCAATCCCCAGGTGACGCAGCTGGGCCGCGGCGAACCGTTGGAAGACACGGCGCGGGTGCTCAGCCGCTTCTGCGATGTGCTGGCGATCCGCACCTTCGCTCAGCAGGAGTTGGTGGATTACGCCTATTGGGCTTCGATTCCGGTGATCAATGCGCTCACCGATCTGGAGCATCCCTGCCAAGCCCTGGCGGATTTCCTCACCATGCAGGAAGCCTTTGGCGATCTGAAAGGACAGACCCTCGCCTATGTGGGCGATGGCAACAATGTGGCCCATTCACTGATGCTCTGTGGTGCGCTCCTGGGCGTGAACGTGCGGATCGGTTGCCCTGAGGGGTTCGAGCCGCTGCCTGGTGTGCTTGACCAGGCCAGGGCGCTGGCGGTGGATGGTGCGGAGATCAGCGTCACCAGCGATCCCGTCGCTGCGGTTCGCGGAGCTCAGGCGCTTTACACCGATGTGTGGGCGTCCATGGGGCAGGAACAAGAACAGGCGGAACGGGAGCGCGCCTTCCAGGGCTTCTGTCTCAATGAAGACTTGCTGGCGGAGGCGGATGCCCGCGCGATCGTGCTTCATTGCTTGCCTGCTCACCGCGGTGAAGAGATCAGCGCTGGGGTGATGGAGGGTGAGGCGAGCCGCATCTTTGATCAGGCGGAAAATCGCCTGCATGCGCAGCAAGCGTTGCTGGTGGCTTTGATGGGCGGCCTCTGA
- a CDS encoding glycosyltransferase: MTIQSASEIIKQPLFGLKLVVCGYELERKEHRGIAVFSKGLIYSLKEAGAEVWLLTELSPSDIKGKSQLPYSVRRLVFMSRLLDQLSSGEAYPYDDSTLKRWLRNKPLLGWSLSISKVGRQWKRNLFPQRKIRSNQLSFLPLGQLISSPYQSCERLAYLRYIDGIICARDCFTDSFNLAKRRSNQKLQIDLNGFDGIISTSPLNIEPLNTDIFVQTLHDLIPFEYARTLDNLPSFFQRLNATISSRRIFVSKDAEQKYNASILPDTHCDAKRLASKVIYQCPSLHFPEDALDWEANVCELTIQSSEDLHLHSLNPFGFLLFNSSLVPHKNILFALRAFMESGVERLGVKFCITGQPQNDEYSNTVQQLANKHKNIIFTGYVDEATKRHLYLNALALISPSLVEGFGIPVLDAACLGLAAVASPVGSHKEIQQMRDFDTYVVLRSTLDTSDWASAIRKLAMHHQDKVARMSQNDVQALLNKIRENRILRYNLVQKIINIEFTNSICELLSPAKNGKPTRLDLVN, translated from the coding sequence ATGACCATTCAATCAGCTTCGGAAATAATTAAGCAACCATTATTTGGTCTCAAGCTCGTGGTCTGTGGATATGAACTTGAACGAAAAGAACATCGTGGGATTGCTGTCTTTAGCAAAGGTCTGATCTACTCGTTAAAAGAAGCAGGAGCCGAAGTATGGCTTCTCACAGAACTCTCACCGAGTGATATTAAGGGAAAGTCCCAATTGCCATACTCAGTACGACGATTAGTATTCATGTCACGATTGCTCGATCAACTAAGCAGTGGAGAGGCTTACCCCTATGACGATAGTACTCTAAAGCGCTGGCTGCGAAATAAACCGTTGCTAGGTTGGAGTCTGTCAATATCAAAAGTGGGTCGTCAATGGAAGAGAAATCTATTCCCACAACGGAAAATAAGATCAAATCAACTTAGCTTTTTACCATTGGGACAACTAATCAGCAGCCCGTACCAGAGCTGCGAGCGACTTGCATATCTGCGTTACATCGATGGAATCATCTGCGCACGAGATTGCTTCACTGACTCGTTCAACCTAGCGAAAAGAAGATCCAATCAAAAACTTCAGATCGATCTCAATGGGTTTGACGGCATCATTAGCACCAGTCCACTAAACATAGAACCCTTAAATACGGATATTTTTGTGCAGACATTGCATGATCTAATCCCCTTCGAATACGCGCGTACACTTGACAACCTGCCAAGCTTTTTTCAGCGACTCAATGCGACTATTTCATCGAGGCGAATCTTTGTATCAAAAGATGCAGAGCAAAAATACAATGCATCAATTCTGCCTGATACACACTGCGATGCAAAAAGATTAGCGAGCAAGGTTATTTACCAATGTCCATCACTGCATTTTCCGGAAGACGCTCTCGACTGGGAAGCAAATGTCTGCGAATTGACGATTCAATCCAGCGAAGATCTACATCTTCACTCACTTAACCCCTTCGGATTTCTTCTCTTCAATTCATCACTGGTTCCACATAAAAACATATTGTTTGCATTAAGGGCGTTTATGGAGTCGGGTGTCGAACGGCTGGGGGTGAAATTCTGCATCACCGGCCAGCCACAAAACGATGAATACAGCAATACGGTACAACAACTGGCAAATAAACATAAGAACATTATCTTTACCGGTTACGTCGATGAAGCAACTAAGCGCCATCTCTATCTCAATGCTCTTGCCCTGATCAGTCCCTCACTGGTTGAGGGCTTCGGAATTCCAGTGCTCGATGCCGCCTGTTTAGGTCTCGCAGCGGTAGCTAGTCCGGTCGGCTCGCATAAAGAAATCCAACAAATGCGCGATTTCGATACGTATGTAGTGCTTCGCTCTACACTAGATACAAGCGATTGGGCCAGTGCTATAAGAAAGCTAGCAATGCATCATCAGGATAAAGTTGCTAGAATGAGTCAAAACGATGTACAAGCCCTTCTCAACAAGATTCGGGAAAATCGTATTCTGCGCTACAATTTAGTTCAAAAAATAATCAATATTGAATTCACAAATAGTATCTGTGAACTCCTCTCTCCAGCAAAAAATGGAAAACCAACAAGGCTAGACTTAGTCAATTAA
- the lexA gene encoding transcriptional repressor LexA produces MPVPAGSPEPLTSAQQELYDWLADYIGSHHHSPSIRQMMQAMGLRSPAPVQSRLRHLQQKGWITWQEGQARTLQLLGGIASGIPVLGAVAAGGLVETFDDVQERLDLAPLLETRGLFALTVNGDSMVEAHIADGDVVLMEPVTDPGRLRQGTIVSALVPGSGTTLKHFHRDGGTVRLEAANAAYEPIELPADQVQVQGKLMAVWRQV; encoded by the coding sequence TTGCCGGTGCCCGCTGGATCCCCCGAGCCCCTCACATCTGCTCAGCAGGAGCTTTACGACTGGCTCGCTGATTACATCGGCAGTCACCATCACAGCCCCTCCATTCGCCAGATGATGCAGGCCATGGGGTTGCGATCTCCCGCTCCTGTGCAGAGTCGCCTGCGTCATTTGCAGCAGAAGGGATGGATCACCTGGCAGGAGGGTCAGGCGCGCACACTGCAACTGCTCGGAGGCATTGCCTCCGGTATTCCTGTGCTGGGGGCCGTGGCGGCCGGTGGGTTAGTGGAAACCTTCGATGATGTGCAGGAGCGACTCGACCTGGCGCCGCTGCTGGAAACCCGCGGGCTGTTTGCCCTCACGGTGAATGGCGATTCGATGGTCGAGGCGCACATCGCCGACGGTGATGTCGTGCTGATGGAGCCCGTGACCGATCCCGGCAGGTTGCGGCAGGGGACGATCGTGAGCGCCTTGGTGCCTGGTAGCGGCACCACCCTCAAGCATTTTCATCGTGATGGCGGCACGGTGCGTCTCGAGGCGGCGAATGCCGCCTATGAGCCGATTGAGCTGCCAGCCGATCAGGTGCAAGTGCAGGGCAAGCTCATGGCGGTCTGGCGCCAAGTCTGA
- a CDS encoding secondary thiamine-phosphate synthase enzyme YjbQ: MAMQQVLEQLEFETHGQGFTRLDPHLNQWLAASGIDTGVLHLTCLHTSCSLTINENADPRVLVDLAAWMEAVVPQDGHGPVTANGQRHRYRHDDEGRDDMPAHIRTALTAQTMTLSVQGGRLLLGIWQAVYLWEHRAMPHRRRIACHLVGERITERTVPASEASQANLLQRRNGPKLNEVVLSRHQPDAWAEDGGVDTEVDLLIDRLHEIADEQP, encoded by the coding sequence ATGGCCATGCAACAGGTGCTGGAACAGCTCGAGTTCGAAACCCATGGCCAGGGATTCACGCGCCTCGATCCGCATCTGAATCAATGGCTGGCGGCCAGCGGCATCGACACCGGGGTTTTGCACCTCACCTGCCTCCACACCAGCTGCAGCCTCACGATCAATGAAAACGCCGACCCGCGAGTACTCGTAGACCTAGCAGCCTGGATGGAGGCGGTGGTTCCCCAGGACGGCCATGGCCCAGTGACAGCGAACGGCCAACGCCATCGCTACCGCCATGACGATGAAGGCCGTGATGACATGCCCGCCCACATCCGCACCGCACTCACGGCCCAGACCATGACCCTGTCGGTGCAAGGCGGCCGACTGCTGCTGGGGATCTGGCAAGCGGTCTACCTCTGGGAGCATCGCGCCATGCCCCACCGACGTCGGATTGCCTGCCATCTGGTGGGAGAAAGAATCACAGAACGAACAGTCCCTGCCAGCGAAGCCAGCCAAGCCAATCTTTTGCAACGCCGTAATGGACCCAAACTCAATGAGGTCGTGCTGTCGCGTCATCAACCCGATGCCTGGGCCGAGGATGGCGGCGTGGACACCGAGGTGGATCTATTGATCGACCGCTTGCATGAGATCGCCGACGAACAGCCATAA
- a CDS encoding FkbM family methyltransferase, which yields MEKFLEIMHLIKELNFQVKQISEAVSSLSAQQLSIISQMAEIASFANASKNGRCYTLSDGTILTTIFTGQIIAVDWLDVSLAPHITLNGEWEMENTARCEEVVRKLGDNPVIFDVGANYGWYGLILSRLHSNSNIYFFEANSSLIPNLQKTTLLNGISLRSKIVNRAVSVASGDTLTLSIPGLHRGSASTQGFNTDLEIFHEKSADVVQQKIDSISLDDYCRSESIESIDFLKIDVEGAEANVLLGAKGVIEKSSNLSIFMEWNRGRYPEEVFAIIKSFETCYSFDSSGRLVDLSDLLHNSLALAHFERNCANALCVDNNNSFFDIYLHKKMVFV from the coding sequence GTGGAAAAATTTCTTGAAATTATGCATTTGATAAAAGAGCTTAATTTTCAAGTGAAACAGATTAGTGAGGCGGTCTCTTCTTTGTCTGCTCAGCAATTGAGTATCATCTCACAGATGGCGGAGATTGCAAGCTTTGCAAACGCTTCTAAAAATGGTAGATGTTACACATTGAGTGATGGCACTATTTTGACAACCATTTTTACCGGACAAATTATTGCAGTAGATTGGTTAGACGTTTCATTGGCCCCACACATTACGCTCAATGGTGAATGGGAAATGGAAAACACTGCTCGATGCGAAGAAGTCGTCCGAAAGCTTGGGGATAATCCGGTTATTTTCGATGTTGGTGCTAACTATGGTTGGTATGGCTTAATCCTTTCGAGGTTGCATTCCAATTCGAATATATATTTCTTTGAAGCAAATTCGTCGCTAATCCCGAATCTGCAGAAAACAACATTACTCAATGGGATCTCGCTCAGGTCAAAAATTGTGAACAGGGCTGTCTCTGTTGCTTCCGGAGATACGTTAACGTTAAGTATTCCTGGGCTCCATAGGGGTAGTGCCTCTACGCAGGGCTTCAACACAGATCTGGAAATCTTTCATGAAAAATCTGCGGATGTAGTGCAACAAAAGATTGATTCCATTTCACTTGATGACTATTGTAGATCGGAATCAATAGAATCGATTGACTTTCTGAAGATTGACGTTGAGGGTGCCGAGGCTAATGTTCTGCTTGGTGCCAAGGGTGTAATCGAAAAATCTAGTAACTTGTCAATTTTTATGGAATGGAATCGCGGGCGATATCCCGAAGAGGTTTTTGCGATTATAAAAAGTTTTGAAACCTGCTACTCTTTCGATTCTAGCGGAAGGCTTGTTGATCTCAGTGATCTTTTGCACAATTCTTTGGCATTGGCTCACTTTGAGCGTAATTGCGCTAACGCTCTTTGTGTCGATAATAATAATTCTTTTTTTGACATTTACTTGCACAAAAAGATGGTTTTTGTTTGA
- a CDS encoding DUF4326 domain-containing protein — protein MVSRNPNRFRIGNYFQPNPPNSKRVTRPSRWGNPFRVGIEAADALQAVAMFREHLHHHPELVALARRELAGFDLGCTCPLDQPCHADVWLEVANQPSARVAEGQCAQSHCSN, from the coding sequence ATGGTGAGCCGAAATCCCAACCGCTTCAGAATTGGCAACTACTTCCAACCCAACCCGCCGAACAGCAAAAGGGTTACGCGGCCATCTCGATGGGGAAATCCGTTTAGGGTCGGCATTGAGGCTGCCGATGCCTTGCAGGCTGTGGCGATGTTCCGCGAACACCTACACCATCATCCTGAGTTGGTGGCACTGGCAAGGCGCGAGCTTGCTGGCTTTGATCTGGGCTGCACCTGCCCATTGGATCAACCCTGTCATGCAGATGTCTGGCTGGAGGTGGCGAATCAACCCTCTGCCCGAGTAGCAGAAGGTCAATGTGCTCAGTCTCATTGCAGCAACTGA